One region of Sulfuriroseicoccus oceanibius genomic DNA includes:
- a CDS encoding STAS/SEC14 domain-containing protein, with amino-acid sequence MPTELHYDAENDLMHTRAFGRVTKEDLLRHPSAQIEKLPQEGAHLYELLDARDVEGVDVSILGIVAHVPKMFSQLRHFDGVSLAILSNEDWVYGQANQLAALFARSSVRIRVFRVESQAMAWLDDQRAARNAVIEASARRAGGA; translated from the coding sequence ATGCCGACCGAACTTCACTACGATGCGGAAAACGACCTGATGCACACCCGTGCTTTCGGCCGTGTGACCAAGGAGGACTTGCTGAGGCACCCCTCGGCACAGATTGAGAAGCTGCCGCAAGAGGGAGCGCACTTGTACGAGCTGCTGGATGCCCGGGATGTGGAAGGGGTCGACGTGTCGATTCTGGGGATCGTGGCACACGTGCCGAAGATGTTCTCCCAGTTGCGGCATTTTGACGGAGTGTCGTTAGCGATCTTGAGCAATGAGGATTGGGTGTATGGGCAGGCAAACCAGTTGGCGGCGCTATTTGCGCGGTCATCGGTGAGAATTCGGGTGTTTCGGGTCGAGTCGCAGGCTATGGCGTGGCTGGACGACCAGCGTGCGGCGCGCAATGCGGTGATTGAGGCGTCGGCGCGCAGAGCTGGTGGCGCGTAG
- a CDS encoding sulfatase-like hydrolase/transferase, with protein MPFALLHSIVWVCGLLLGVIPVIKHHRFGADELSLYLGPSYFGSHILIMLGAAAVGSMVWGGLARWLGSGDREAIHSTMWLKVTLAAQVLVGVMGACNVVTGYGYLALWFGVIVAISAGAMKLSRHPKPTINDFRSAVAWMRRPKPWNALFFLALYLLLMWHNLYLIERMTEIDGWHKLSLFVNRAFSQLALTGGFYFVIQLSIQNGPLWSRKVIWSLATLAPIAIVLDHFIVGFWNQTLLDFLNNFGWDGLMNLEEELRGGGVEMSVPAAVALGLAVFFGACALTWATIWISHKVRFRMAPVWALLAIALGFFGAAIEQTVGREWKARRSWMQEYNEFSVMISPVRPPEGLAYFDVKFRDHAGLQELDALKLERKPDIYVIFLESLRADALTPEVTPFLYQFKSRECQPIGRGWSSSNGTHLGWFGTLSGQVPIHWEDERDEAREQGWPGLRTFHLFKDAGYKMRVHAASELEFRDMGPHFFSTGDELFEAVRENVEGDPIFGLPLPERERVLMEDLKAQIAGRPVGGHLDIVAIDSPHFMYTWHEDFELPFPDYYESRYFPAFPSDEEVRLVKNKYFNSVAWADHLVEGFCQFLKESGRYDDSIVIVLGDHGEEFQDHGGWLHVSSLEDEQVRVPMMIKWPASYGRGPLVDDASQLDVLPSLLDYLTDGNPPKDMAGISLLSGEGRSIVATTAQGGSTREAMLLSRDGYKAYFTWPSYWNGRPTDQITLSRFIGPEGDIEFDTEAEYLEAMRKHMPDALDRFFLRVELRRDPAEE; from the coding sequence ATGCCTTTCGCTCTATTGCACTCTATTGTTTGGGTTTGTGGCCTGTTGCTTGGGGTGATCCCGGTGATCAAGCACCACCGCTTTGGTGCGGACGAGTTGTCGCTCTATCTCGGGCCGAGTTACTTCGGTAGTCACATTTTGATTATGCTGGGAGCTGCGGCTGTGGGCTCCATGGTTTGGGGTGGGCTGGCCCGTTGGTTGGGATCCGGCGACCGTGAGGCGATTCATTCGACGATGTGGCTGAAGGTGACGCTGGCCGCCCAGGTGTTGGTCGGAGTGATGGGGGCGTGCAATGTGGTGACTGGCTATGGCTACCTCGCGTTATGGTTTGGGGTGATCGTGGCGATCAGTGCGGGAGCGATGAAATTGAGTCGGCATCCGAAGCCGACGATCAACGATTTCCGCTCGGCGGTGGCTTGGATGCGGCGACCAAAGCCATGGAATGCGTTGTTCTTCCTGGCGCTGTATTTGCTGTTGATGTGGCATAACCTCTATCTGATCGAGCGCATGACCGAGATCGACGGCTGGCACAAGCTGAGCCTTTTTGTGAACCGTGCGTTTTCGCAGCTGGCGTTGACCGGTGGGTTCTACTTTGTGATCCAACTTTCGATTCAGAATGGTCCTTTGTGGAGCCGCAAGGTGATCTGGAGTTTGGCGACATTGGCGCCGATCGCGATCGTGCTCGACCACTTCATCGTCGGGTTTTGGAACCAAACCCTGCTCGATTTTCTGAACAACTTTGGCTGGGACGGGTTGATGAATTTGGAAGAGGAACTGCGCGGCGGCGGTGTTGAGATGAGCGTGCCGGCTGCAGTGGCGCTTGGGTTGGCTGTGTTCTTCGGAGCCTGTGCTCTGACGTGGGCGACGATCTGGATCTCCCACAAAGTGCGCTTCCGGATGGCACCGGTGTGGGCATTACTGGCGATTGCGCTGGGCTTTTTCGGGGCGGCGATCGAGCAGACCGTGGGGCGCGAGTGGAAGGCGCGGCGCAGTTGGATGCAGGAGTACAATGAGTTTTCGGTGATGATTTCGCCTGTGCGTCCGCCGGAGGGATTGGCGTATTTCGATGTGAAGTTCCGTGATCATGCGGGGCTTCAGGAGTTGGATGCGTTGAAGCTGGAGCGGAAGCCTGACATCTACGTGATTTTCCTGGAGTCACTGCGGGCGGATGCCCTGACGCCGGAGGTCACCCCGTTTCTCTACCAGTTCAAATCGCGTGAGTGCCAGCCGATCGGGCGCGGGTGGTCGAGCTCCAATGGAACGCATCTCGGGTGGTTCGGAACCTTGTCTGGTCAGGTGCCGATCCACTGGGAGGATGAACGGGATGAGGCGAGAGAACAGGGATGGCCCGGCTTGCGGACGTTTCACCTGTTCAAGGACGCCGGATACAAGATGCGCGTGCATGCGGCATCCGAGCTGGAGTTCCGCGATATGGGGCCACACTTCTTCTCCACTGGTGATGAATTGTTTGAAGCCGTGCGTGAGAATGTGGAAGGCGATCCGATTTTCGGTCTGCCTTTGCCCGAGCGCGAGCGTGTGCTGATGGAGGATTTGAAAGCGCAGATCGCCGGGCGTCCGGTGGGCGGGCACTTGGACATCGTGGCCATTGACTCGCCGCATTTCATGTACACCTGGCACGAGGATTTCGAGCTGCCATTCCCGGACTATTACGAGTCACGTTATTTTCCGGCGTTCCCCTCGGACGAGGAAGTGCGGCTGGTGAAGAACAAATACTTCAACTCCGTGGCCTGGGCGGATCACTTGGTCGAGGGGTTCTGTCAATTCTTGAAGGAGAGCGGTCGGTATGATGACTCGATCGTGATCGTCTTGGGCGACCATGGTGAGGAATTCCAGGACCACGGTGGTTGGCTGCATGTGTCGTCGCTTGAGGACGAGCAAGTGCGGGTTCCGATGATGATCAAATGGCCTGCGAGCTATGGTCGTGGGCCGCTGGTCGACGATGCCAGCCAGCTTGATGTGCTGCCGAGTTTGCTCGATTACCTGACGGACGGTAACCCACCAAAGGATATGGCGGGGATTTCGCTTTTGAGCGGGGAGGGACGATCGATCGTCGCGACGACCGCGCAGGGTGGCTCGACACGTGAGGCAATGCTCCTTTCGCGGGACGGCTACAAAGCCTACTTCACGTGGCCTAGTTATTGGAATGGCCGGCCGACGGATCAGATCACGTTGTCCCGGTTCATCGGACCGGAAGGGGATATCGAGTTTGATACCGAAGCGGAGTATCTGGAGGCGATGCGGAAGCACATGCCGGATGCGTTGGATCGGTTCTTCCTCCGGGTGGAGTTGCGGCGCGATCCGGCTGAGGAATAA
- the galK gene encoding galactokinase: MAIESIPALDQLVASVKADFKERFGREATIVVAAPGRVNLIGEHIDYCDGYVMPFALPLYAVVAAAPNETGEPKAVLTAGKGFEDAVIDLSVNPEVGQPTWANYPRGVLDGFRTRGLWPIKGFDAMMGSTIPLGAGLSSSAAVEVVFATLLEVLTGTELGPKEKALLSQKAEHEFANVPCGIMDQFASAFGEENRLVLIDCVKEEAQLVPFEHEELTVLISNTKVSHQLSDGGYAKRRKQTEVALAAIGKPNWREVTMDDVEAIREEVGDEVFRRARHVVGEIARTLGAAKALEEDDLEQLGTYMWQSHESLRDDFEVSCRELDVLVEAAAELGAEGGVIGARMTGGGFGGSTVTLCRADRADAVAAFLAERYEKETGIVPQIIAARPSKGAMVIEA; the protein is encoded by the coding sequence ATGGCTATTGAATCCATCCCAGCACTTGATCAACTTGTCGCCTCAGTGAAGGCCGACTTCAAAGAGCGCTTTGGTCGGGAGGCTACCATTGTGGTGGCGGCTCCCGGGCGCGTGAACTTGATCGGTGAGCACATCGATTACTGCGACGGTTACGTCATGCCATTCGCGCTGCCGCTCTACGCTGTGGTGGCTGCCGCGCCGAACGAGACCGGCGAGCCGAAGGCGGTGCTGACCGCTGGCAAGGGGTTTGAGGACGCGGTGATCGACCTTTCGGTCAACCCGGAAGTGGGCCAGCCAACCTGGGCGAACTACCCACGCGGTGTGCTTGATGGGTTCCGCACCCGTGGACTGTGGCCGATCAAAGGGTTCGACGCGATGATGGGGTCGACGATCCCACTTGGTGCGGGGCTTTCCAGTAGTGCTGCGGTGGAGGTGGTTTTTGCCACCTTGCTTGAAGTTCTGACCGGTACCGAGTTGGGGCCGAAGGAGAAGGCATTGCTGAGCCAGAAGGCGGAGCATGAGTTTGCCAACGTGCCATGCGGTATCATGGACCAGTTCGCTTCGGCCTTTGGCGAGGAGAACCGTCTGGTGTTGATCGACTGTGTGAAGGAAGAGGCGCAACTGGTGCCATTCGAGCACGAGGAGCTGACCGTTCTGATTTCCAATACCAAGGTTTCCCACCAGTTGAGCGATGGTGGATACGCCAAGCGCCGCAAGCAGACCGAGGTCGCCCTGGCCGCGATCGGCAAGCCGAACTGGCGCGAAGTCACCATGGACGACGTGGAGGCGATCCGCGAAGAAGTGGGCGATGAAGTGTTCCGCCGTGCGCGTCACGTGGTGGGTGAAATCGCCCGCACACTTGGTGCTGCCAAGGCACTTGAGGAGGACGATCTTGAGCAGCTCGGAACCTACATGTGGCAGAGCCATGAGTCGCTGCGCGATGATTTCGAAGTCTCATGCCGCGAGCTCGACGTGTTGGTCGAGGCTGCTGCCGAGCTGGGTGCCGAGGGCGGCGTGATCGGTGCCCGCATGACCGGTGGTGGCTTTGGTGGATCGACTGTTACCCTGTGCCGTGCTGACCGCGCGGATGCGGTGGCCGCCTTCCTGGCCGAGCGTTACGAGAAGGAAACCGGCATCGTGCCGCAGATCATCGCAGCGCGTCCATCCAAGGGTGCCATGGTGATCGAGGCGTAA
- a CDS encoding aldose epimerase family protein, giving the protein MAQSHVILLESAQSPVRAVVTSHGASILKVEVPDANGQLADVVVGGNTLDDHKRNVACFGATCGRVANRIRNGKFSLNGEDYQIAVNNGPNALHGGDAPFGDREWSVESVIEIDGVCQGVTFLLESPDGDGGFPGALTVRATYLLSDDGELSVEYTAETDRPTVVNLTNHVYWNLSGDPESTVESHDLKVSASRYLPIDEDHLATGEVLAVDGTPFDMREGIDLGETLALDDPQIGPMRGLDHAMAIDGDGTRCALRLTDRGTGRWMEMLTNQPAVHVYTGGYLDATVPGKGGAEYRAYSGVALESENFPDAPNHPEFPSAVLNPGESYRHIIRWRFGC; this is encoded by the coding sequence ATGGCTCAGTCACACGTGATTCTACTGGAGTCCGCGCAGTCTCCTGTGCGGGCGGTGGTCACCTCCCACGGTGCTTCGATCCTCAAGGTCGAGGTGCCGGATGCCAACGGTCAGCTTGCTGACGTGGTGGTGGGGGGCAACACACTCGACGACCACAAGCGCAATGTAGCCTGCTTCGGTGCGACTTGTGGTCGGGTGGCCAACCGGATCCGCAATGGTAAGTTTTCGCTCAATGGCGAGGACTACCAGATTGCGGTGAACAACGGCCCGAACGCACTCCATGGCGGTGATGCGCCGTTCGGCGACCGTGAATGGTCGGTGGAGAGTGTGATCGAGATCGACGGTGTGTGCCAGGGCGTGACGTTTTTGCTCGAGAGCCCGGACGGTGACGGCGGGTTTCCCGGAGCGCTGACCGTGCGTGCGACTTATCTTTTGTCGGATGACGGTGAGTTGTCCGTCGAGTACACCGCAGAGACTGACCGGCCGACGGTGGTCAACCTGACCAACCACGTCTACTGGAACCTGAGCGGGGATCCGGAGTCGACGGTGGAGTCGCACGACCTGAAGGTTTCGGCGTCGCGCTACTTGCCAATTGATGAAGATCATCTGGCAACCGGCGAGGTGCTGGCGGTTGATGGTACGCCATTCGACATGCGCGAAGGCATTGATCTCGGAGAAACTTTGGCATTGGACGACCCACAGATTGGCCCGATGCGCGGCCTCGACCACGCAATGGCTATTGATGGCGATGGAACCCGCTGTGCCTTGCGTTTGACCGACCGCGGTACCGGCCGCTGGATGGAAATGCTGACCAACCAGCCAGCGGTGCATGTGTACACTGGCGGTTATCTCGATGCGACGGTTCCGGGTAAAGGCGGGGCCGAGTATCGGGCGTATTCGGGGGTGGCGTTGGAGTCTGAGAACTTCCCGGACGCGCCGAATCATCCGGAATTTCCGTCTGCGGTATTGAATCCGGGCGAATCCTACCGACACATCATCCGCTGGCGGTTTGGCTGTTGA
- a CDS encoding sodium:solute symporter family transporter, whose protein sequence is MNYLELVLFVGAVIGVITLGIWKSKGERTHDSEKGASDYFLAGRGLTWWLVGFSLIAANISTEQFVGMSGQAADWLGMAIASYEWMAAVTLVIVGFWFLPKFLKAGLYTIPEFLQYRFDGVARMAMAIPMIVTLVFVTTSSVIFSGGKFISEYYKDVPVLNNLTAVCWLIAAAAAIYVFIGGLKAAAWTDLIWGAALIVGGAIVMFLAFSHLSDAPAEELIKTKVANSTATVEDIENAGAIDRLILLNDGKEGEAVAQNGPNGSGGKMHMIRPKEDTDIPWTALLLGLWIPNLYYWGLNQYIVQRTLGSKSLAEGQKGIVFAAGLKLVVPFLVVIPGILAFNLFSGDLHDSAETRNSKAMEGIKETQAIKVDRAFVTMQPEQVAVLVERNAKLAGEEVEVPAEATPEDLVALVNGLADKAVEKDVEANGDNATIAVGPKMVGYDYDAAFPILVRNLVKDHWYISWFVLAALCGAVISSLASMLNSASTIATMDLYANFSGQKDQAKLVVVGRVFVILFVILAGLIAPALNNFSSIFAYIQEFQGFISPGILAVFIFGFFSPRTPRWFGAVGIGLNIVSYAAFKWVLGPWITKNGWWYSDDMAFLDRMGLCFIIVLLAGAIVTMIAPMRKPVEMPETKEIELETSSGAKLAGGLVVLATLALYVIFW, encoded by the coding sequence ATGAACTATCTGGAACTTGTCCTGTTTGTGGGCGCCGTGATTGGCGTGATCACCCTTGGTATTTGGAAGTCAAAAGGGGAGCGGACCCATGATAGTGAGAAGGGGGCGTCTGATTACTTCCTGGCAGGACGCGGACTTACCTGGTGGCTGGTTGGTTTCTCGCTGATTGCGGCAAACATTTCTACCGAGCAGTTTGTCGGTATGTCCGGTCAGGCTGCTGACTGGCTGGGGATGGCGATTGCGTCGTACGAGTGGATGGCGGCGGTAACACTGGTGATTGTGGGGTTCTGGTTCCTGCCAAAGTTCCTGAAAGCTGGTCTTTATACGATTCCCGAGTTCCTGCAGTACCGCTTTGACGGTGTGGCGCGGATGGCGATGGCGATTCCGATGATCGTGACGCTGGTTTTCGTGACCACCTCGTCGGTGATTTTCTCCGGTGGTAAGTTCATTTCCGAGTACTACAAGGACGTGCCGGTGCTCAACAACCTCACCGCTGTCTGTTGGTTGATTGCCGCTGCGGCAGCGATTTACGTGTTCATCGGTGGTCTGAAAGCAGCTGCTTGGACCGACTTGATCTGGGGTGCGGCTCTTATCGTGGGTGGTGCGATCGTGATGTTCCTGGCGTTCAGCCACCTGTCGGATGCTCCGGCTGAGGAGTTGATCAAGACCAAGGTCGCGAACTCGACAGCAACAGTGGAAGATATTGAGAATGCGGGCGCGATCGACCGTCTGATTCTCCTCAACGACGGCAAGGAAGGCGAAGCGGTTGCCCAGAACGGACCAAATGGATCCGGCGGCAAGATGCACATGATCCGTCCGAAGGAAGACACCGATATCCCATGGACTGCTCTGCTGCTTGGTCTCTGGATTCCAAACCTCTACTACTGGGGTCTCAACCAGTACATCGTGCAGCGAACCCTCGGCTCGAAGTCGCTGGCGGAAGGTCAGAAAGGTATCGTTTTCGCAGCCGGTCTGAAGCTTGTGGTTCCATTCCTCGTGGTGATTCCGGGTATCCTGGCATTCAACTTGTTCTCTGGTGATCTGCACGATTCGGCGGAGACCCGCAACTCGAAGGCGATGGAAGGGATCAAGGAGACCCAAGCCATCAAAGTCGACCGTGCGTTTGTGACCATGCAGCCCGAGCAGGTTGCAGTGCTCGTGGAGCGCAACGCCAAGCTGGCCGGTGAAGAGGTCGAGGTTCCTGCGGAGGCGACTCCTGAGGATCTGGTGGCCTTGGTAAACGGTCTTGCAGACAAGGCGGTCGAGAAGGACGTCGAAGCGAATGGCGACAATGCGACGATCGCGGTCGGTCCGAAGATGGTCGGATACGACTACGATGCCGCGTTCCCAATTCTGGTGCGCAACTTGGTCAAGGACCACTGGTACATCTCATGGTTCGTGCTGGCCGCTCTTTGCGGTGCGGTGATCAGCTCGCTGGCATCGATGCTCAACTCGGCATCGACCATCGCGACGATGGACCTTTACGCGAACTTCTCGGGTCAGAAAGACCAGGCCAAGCTGGTGGTGGTCGGCCGTGTGTTCGTGATCTTGTTCGTTATCCTCGCCGGTCTGATTGCTCCGGCTCTGAACAACTTCAGCAGTATCTTCGCATACATCCAGGAATTCCAAGGGTTCATCTCCCCAGGTATCCTCGCGGTGTTCATCTTCGGCTTCTTCTCGCCACGCACACCGCGTTGGTTTGGCGCGGTCGGTATTGGTCTGAACATCGTTTCTTACGCAGCCTTCAAGTGGGTGCTGGGGCCATGGATCACCAAGAACGGCTGGTGGTATTCGGACGATATGGCATTCCTCGACCGCATGGGCCTTTGCTTCATCATTGTGCTGCTTGCAGGTGCGATTGTGACTATGATCGCGCCAATGCGTAAGCCGGTGGAAATGCCTGAGACCAAAGAGATCGAGCTTGAAACCTCGAGTGGTGCCAAACTTGCTGGTGGCCTCGTGGTGCTCGCGACTCTCGCCCTGTACGTGATCTTCTGGTAA
- a CDS encoding sialidase family protein → MSRMNRIQSLIAGAAMLCAIAPATAGVYKTSFEDTKAGAIDTFSDQDGITWVADGNAAVTAKFAKTGKQALHLLGGENRVVTVKLEGSAQKAKGVRFQAERWTGKDPFKCLLEAQVDGEWRKVGQLDHVIIVGKRMLSDITLAIPPGDTVEALRFTTSTPKDAGTLIDNFELLSEKPDKVTDIPEMLPVPTEPLPLVSETTVFTAGENDCHTYRIPAIITAPNGDLIASCDARWKTSADLIHARDIDIVIKRSTDNGKTWGPIEVVADYPDGTGGTDPSFILDRETGEIFVFYSYMGKKGQTKEFRFHVRSSKDNGKTWSEHRDITADIAPQDWSKGAFKFISSGRGSQMEDGTLIHNYVVLGKGAKIFGSRDHGKTWELMDSEIKPADESRVLELTDGRLMVNSRVGGGFRWVHISEDGGKTWDSKREIQLIDPKCNGAIIRYTSKKDGYAKDRLLFCNAGSQNGRKNLTVRISYDEGKTWSAGKVVDPGPSAYSELTILEDGSIGVLWEPGYNSIKFARFTLEALTDGKDKLTKPYEIK, encoded by the coding sequence ATGTCCCGTATGAACAGAATCCAGTCCCTCATCGCCGGAGCCGCCATGCTCTGCGCCATCGCGCCGGCCACCGCTGGCGTCTACAAGACCTCGTTCGAAGACACCAAAGCCGGTGCTATCGATACCTTCAGCGACCAGGACGGCATCACATGGGTTGCCGACGGCAACGCCGCAGTGACCGCCAAGTTCGCCAAGACCGGAAAGCAAGCACTTCACCTGCTCGGCGGCGAGAACCGCGTGGTCACCGTGAAGCTCGAAGGCAGCGCCCAAAAGGCGAAGGGCGTCCGCTTCCAAGCCGAGCGCTGGACCGGTAAGGATCCGTTCAAGTGCCTCCTCGAAGCACAGGTCGATGGCGAGTGGCGCAAAGTCGGCCAACTCGACCACGTCATCATCGTCGGCAAGCGCATGCTTTCGGACATCACGCTGGCCATCCCACCGGGCGACACCGTGGAAGCCCTCCGCTTCACCACCTCCACGCCAAAAGATGCTGGCACGTTGATCGACAACTTCGAACTCCTCTCCGAGAAGCCGGACAAAGTGACCGACATCCCGGAAATGCTGCCAGTCCCAACCGAGCCACTCCCGCTGGTCTCGGAGACCACCGTTTTCACCGCCGGTGAAAACGACTGCCACACCTACCGCATTCCAGCCATCATCACCGCACCAAACGGCGACCTCATTGCCTCGTGCGACGCCCGCTGGAAGACCAGTGCCGACCTGATCCACGCCCGCGACATCGACATCGTCATCAAGCGCAGCACGGACAATGGCAAAACCTGGGGCCCGATCGAAGTCGTCGCCGACTACCCGGATGGCACCGGCGGCACAGACCCATCGTTCATCCTCGACCGCGAGACCGGTGAGATCTTTGTCTTCTACAGCTACATGGGCAAAAAGGGCCAAACCAAGGAGTTCCGTTTCCACGTCCGCAGCAGTAAGGACAACGGCAAAACCTGGTCGGAGCATCGCGACATCACCGCAGACATCGCCCCTCAGGACTGGTCGAAAGGCGCGTTCAAGTTCATCTCGTCCGGACGCGGGTCGCAAATGGAAGACGGCACACTGATCCACAACTACGTCGTGCTCGGCAAAGGCGCGAAAATCTTCGGCAGCCGTGACCACGGCAAGACCTGGGAACTCATGGACTCGGAAATCAAGCCAGCCGATGAGTCCCGCGTGCTCGAACTAACCGACGGACGCCTGATGGTCAACTCACGCGTTGGCGGTGGTTTCCGCTGGGTCCACATCTCCGAGGACGGAGGTAAAACCTGGGACAGCAAGCGCGAGATCCAGTTGATCGATCCGAAGTGCAACGGTGCCATCATCCGTTACACATCGAAGAAGGACGGCTACGCAAAAGACCGCTTGTTGTTCTGCAACGCCGGCTCACAAAACGGCCGCAAGAACCTGACGGTCCGCATCAGCTACGATGAGGGCAAAACCTGGAGCGCCGGCAAGGTCGTCGACCCAGGCCCATCCGCCTACTCGGAGCTGACCATCCTCGAAGACGGCTCGATCGGTGTGCTCTGGGAGCCAGGCTACAATTCGATCAAGTTCGCCCGCTTCACTCTGGAAGCCCTCACCGACGGCAAGGACAAGCTGACCAAGCCATACGAAATCAAGTAA
- a CDS encoding ROK family protein — MNETYLGIDIGGTNTKFGIVSRHGELLAKEKYPTAGLREDNDGYIEAFLRILAAFLAAHPEITNVGIGVPGTLGPRRRSTMQLPNIPELSYYGLMDRLEGEFPGHVFRLENDANAAALGELLFATEPLPDNYVFLTLGTGVGGAVIYDKEIFGGEGGNAMEVGHIPVGNGLSLEQTIGKAGMVAMCRKYLKKGKWKSKLKNNDKLNSRKIQKACLAGDEVAVKVFTEVGRYLGQGIVSNLRILDIPTVILGGGVSKTYEVLYPSMMAELEEWLTPYYLNRLDIRTASLGNEAGILGAASLVIPQ; from the coding sequence ATGAATGAGACATATTTGGGGATCGATATTGGCGGGACCAATACAAAATTTGGAATCGTAAGCCGACACGGTGAGTTGTTGGCGAAGGAGAAGTATCCGACGGCGGGGCTGCGGGAGGACAACGATGGCTACATCGAAGCCTTCCTGCGGATTCTGGCGGCATTTCTGGCGGCGCATCCGGAGATCACGAATGTGGGGATCGGGGTGCCGGGAACGCTTGGCCCCCGGCGGCGAAGCACGATGCAGTTACCGAATATCCCCGAACTGAGTTATTACGGGTTGATGGACCGGTTGGAAGGGGAGTTCCCTGGTCATGTGTTCAGGCTGGAGAATGACGCCAACGCGGCGGCTCTCGGTGAACTGCTTTTTGCGACCGAACCATTGCCGGATAATTATGTTTTCCTAACCCTGGGCACCGGGGTGGGCGGGGCCGTGATCTACGACAAGGAAATCTTCGGGGGCGAAGGAGGGAATGCGATGGAAGTCGGACACATTCCGGTTGGGAACGGTCTCTCGTTGGAGCAAACCATCGGCAAAGCGGGGATGGTAGCGATGTGCCGCAAGTATCTGAAGAAGGGAAAGTGGAAATCCAAACTCAAGAACAACGACAAGCTGAACTCTCGCAAGATTCAGAAGGCGTGTCTGGCGGGAGATGAGGTGGCGGTGAAGGTGTTCACCGAGGTTGGCCGGTATCTCGGGCAGGGGATTGTCTCCAACCTGCGTATTCTTGACATTCCCACGGTCATTCTGGGAGGTGGGGTGTCGAAGACCTACGAGGTGCTGTATCCGAGCATGATGGCTGAGCTGGAAGAGTGGCTGACCCCGTATTATTTGAACCGTTTGGATATACGCACTGCGTCTCTGGGCAATGAAGCGGGCATCCTGGGGGCGGCTTCCTTGGTGATTCCCCAGTGA
- a CDS encoding secondary thiamine-phosphate synthase enzyme YjbQ, whose product MISESKRIRVTTSGKGTYEVTNALETMVRESGVQSGTLTVFVRHTSASLIVMENADPSARRDLEEYFDRLVPENEPYFTHIYEGADDMPSHIRMALTSVSQVIPIVDGRLALGTWQGVFLFEHRRAPHQRELALNVMGL is encoded by the coding sequence ATGATCTCAGAGAGCAAAAGGATCCGGGTAACGACATCTGGCAAGGGAACCTATGAGGTGACCAATGCGCTGGAGACGATGGTGCGCGAGTCGGGTGTGCAGTCGGGGACGCTGACTGTGTTTGTGCGCCACACGAGCGCGAGCTTGATCGTGATGGAGAATGCGGATCCATCGGCGCGGCGAGATTTGGAGGAGTACTTTGACCGGTTGGTGCCTGAGAACGAACCGTATTTCACCCATATCTATGAGGGGGCGGATGATATGCCGAGCCACATCCGGATGGCACTGACTTCGGTGAGCCAGGTGATTCCGATTGTGGATGGGCGGCTGGCGCTTGGTACTTGGCAGGGTGTGTTTTTGTTCGAGCACCGGCGGGCTCCGCATCAGCGCGAGTTGGCGCTCAATGTGATGGGGCTCTGA